A part of Flavobacteriaceae bacterium GSB9 genomic DNA contains:
- a CDS encoding pyruvate dehydrogenase complex E1 component subunit beta — protein sequence MKTIQFREAICEAMSEEMRKDESIYLMGEEVAEYNGAYKASKGMLDEFGPKRVIDTPIAELGFAGIAIGSTMTGNRPIVEYMTFNFSLVGIDQIINNAAKIRQMSGGQFNCPIVFRGPTASAGQLGATHSQAFENWFANTPGLKVVVPSNPYDAKGLLKAAIRDDDPVIFMESEQMYGDKGEVPEGEYIVPLGVADIKRKGDDVTIVSFGKIIKEAYKAADELEKEGISCEIIDLRTVRPMDRKAILESVKKTNRLVVVEEAWPFGNVATEITYLVQSEAFDYLDAPVVKVNTADTPAPYSPVLLAEWLPNHEDVIKAVKKVMYQL from the coding sequence ATGAAAACAATTCAATTTAGAGAGGCTATTTGTGAAGCCATGAGCGAGGAAATGCGTAAAGACGAAAGCATTTATTTAATGGGTGAAGAGGTTGCCGAGTATAACGGTGCCTATAAAGCCTCAAAAGGTATGTTGGATGAATTTGGGCCAAAACGTGTTATTGACACGCCTATTGCCGAACTTGGTTTTGCAGGTATAGCTATTGGTTCAACAATGACGGGTAACAGACCGATTGTAGAATATATGACGTTTAACTTCTCTCTAGTTGGAATTGATCAAATTATAAACAACGCAGCAAAAATCAGACAAATGTCTGGTGGGCAATTTAACTGCCCTATTGTTTTTCGTGGGCCTACTGCTTCGGCAGGTCAATTAGGGGCAACACACTCGCAGGCTTTCGAAAACTGGTTTGCAAATACACCAGGTTTGAAAGTTGTAGTGCCATCAAATCCATATGACGCCAAAGGATTGCTAAAAGCAGCCATTCGTGATGACGATCCGGTTATTTTTATGGAAAGTGAGCAAATGTATGGTGATAAAGGTGAAGTTCCGGAAGGTGAGTACATTGTACCGTTAGGTGTAGCCGATATAAAGCGAAAAGGCGATGATGTAACCATCGTGTCTTTTGGAAAAATTATCAAGGAAGCCTACAAAGCAGCTGATGAGCTTGAAAAAGAAGGCATCTCCTGTGAGATTATCGATTTGCGTACTGTACGTCCAATGGATAGAAAAGCGATTTTAGAATCGGTTAAAAAAACCAACCGATTGGTAGTTGTAGAAGAGGCTTGGCCTTTTGGAAATGTTGCTACCGAAATCACCTATTTAGTGCAGTCTGAAGCTTTCGATTATTTAGATGCTCCTGTTGTGAAAGTCAATACGGCTGATACACCTGCGCCATATTCTCCAGTATTATTGGCAGAATGGTTGCCAAATCACGAAGATGTGATAAAAGCTGTAAAAAAGGTAATGTACCAATTATAA
- a CDS encoding electron transfer flavoprotein subunit beta/FixA family protein → MKILVCISHVPDTTSKINFTDGNTKFDSNGVQFVINPNDEFGLTRAMWFKEKQGASVTVVNVGGPETEPTLRKALAIGADEAIRVNTPATDGFSVAKQLANVVKEEGYDLVIAGRESIDYNGGMVPGMLAGLTDANFVNNCIGLEIEGETAKATREIDGGKETVSTSLPLVIGGQKGLVEESDLRIPNMRGIMMARKKPLNVVEPVEAKPETTSASFEKPAPKSSVKLVEPDNLDELINLLHNEAKVI, encoded by the coding sequence ATGAAAATATTAGTGTGCATAAGTCACGTACCTGATACGACATCAAAAATCAATTTTACCGATGGCAACACAAAATTTGACAGCAATGGCGTACAGTTTGTTATAAACCCAAATGACGAGTTTGGATTAACACGCGCTATGTGGTTTAAGGAAAAACAAGGTGCAAGTGTTACTGTTGTTAATGTTGGTGGACCTGAAACAGAACCGACTTTGCGTAAGGCTTTGGCCATTGGCGCCGATGAAGCTATTCGCGTAAACACACCTGCAACAGATGGGTTTTCAGTAGCCAAACAATTGGCTAATGTTGTTAAAGAAGAAGGTTACGATTTGGTTATTGCCGGTCGCGAATCTATAGATTACAATGGCGGTATGGTTCCTGGCATGTTGGCTGGCCTAACAGACGCCAACTTTGTTAACAATTGTATAGGTCTAGAAATTGAAGGAGAAACAGCTAAAGCAACACGTGAAATTGATGGCGGTAAAGAAACCGTTTCTACATCGTTACCTCTTGTAATTGGCGGACAAAAAGGCTTGGTTGAAGAAAGCGACCTTCGCATTCCCAACATGCGCGGTATTATGATGGCAAGAAAAAAACCATTGAATGTTGTTGAACCGGTTGAAGCAAAACCCGAAACAACATCAGCTTCTTTTGAAAAACCAGCTCCTAAAAGCTCGGTTAAACTTGTGGAGCCCGACAATTTAGATGAATTAATAAACCTACTTCACAACGAAGCCAAAGTGATTTAG
- a CDS encoding electron transfer flavoprotein subunit alpha/FixB family protein: MSVLVYTESEQGQLKKTAFEVASYAKAVADQLGTTVTAVAVNTNDISALGNYGVDKVLNITNDQLTDFNAKSYALAIQQAAEQENSKVVIVSSSADSKYLAPLLAVGLNAGYASNVVATPSSTSPFTVKRSAFTNKAFENIEVNTEVKIVGVSNNAFGLVESMGSASVEDFSPSLPESQVKVESVDKATDKVTIADAEIVVSGGRGLKGPENWGMIEELADVLGAATACSKPVSDLGWRPHGEHVGQTGKPVAANLYIAIGISGAIQHLAGINASKVKVVINTDPEAPFFKAADYGVVGDAFEVVPELIEKLKAFKAQ, encoded by the coding sequence ATGTCAGTTTTAGTATATACAGAATCAGAACAAGGCCAGTTAAAAAAAACTGCTTTTGAAGTCGCTTCATACGCCAAAGCCGTTGCAGACCAATTGGGCACTACCGTTACAGCTGTTGCAGTAAACACTAATGATATCTCTGCCTTGGGCAATTATGGTGTTGACAAGGTGTTAAACATAACTAACGACCAATTGACTGATTTTAACGCAAAATCTTACGCTTTGGCAATCCAACAAGCAGCAGAACAAGAAAACTCTAAAGTTGTTATTGTAAGTTCAAGTGCAGACAGCAAATATTTAGCCCCCCTTTTAGCTGTTGGGTTAAATGCAGGTTATGCTTCAAATGTCGTTGCAACACCTTCCAGCACAAGTCCATTTACAGTTAAACGCTCGGCGTTTACCAATAAGGCTTTCGAGAATATTGAAGTTAATACTGAAGTAAAAATTGTTGGTGTATCTAACAATGCTTTTGGCCTGGTTGAAAGTATGGGAAGTGCTTCGGTGGAAGACTTCTCGCCTTCCCTTCCAGAATCACAAGTTAAAGTGGAATCCGTAGATAAAGCAACCGATAAGGTCACCATCGCCGATGCCGAGATTGTCGTTTCTGGTGGGCGCGGTTTAAAAGGCCCAGAAAATTGGGGCATGATTGAAGAACTAGCCGATGTTTTAGGCGCGGCCACGGCCTGCTCTAAACCAGTTTCCGATTTAGGTTGGCGACCACATGGTGAGCACGTTGGGCAAACCGGTAAACCCGTTGCTGCAAATCTATACATTGCCATTGGTATTTCTGGTGCTATTCAGCATTTAGCTGGTATCAACGCTTCAAAAGTAAAAGTGGTTATCAATACCGACCCTGAAGCACCTTTCTTTAAAGCTGCAGATTATGGCGTTGTTGGTGATGCGTTCGAAGTGGTTCCTGAACTCATTGAAAAATTGAAAGCCTTTAAAGCGCAATAA
- a CDS encoding bifunctional nuclease family protein: MSLVRLNIKGISYSQTQNGAYALILNEVDGDRKLPIVIGAFEAQSIAIALEKEISPPRPLTHDLFKNFADRFEIVVKQVIIHKLVDGVFYSSLICERDKIEEIIDARTSDAIALALRFQAPIFTYKNILDKAGIYLKVNPKKEDENEDTEDSILMDEVVAKELEPESPRENLKGKTLAELQKLLDEAVAKEDYEKAAHIRDEISKRE; the protein is encoded by the coding sequence ATGAGTTTAGTACGATTAAATATAAAAGGTATTTCATATAGCCAGACCCAAAATGGCGCTTATGCCTTGATTTTAAACGAAGTAGATGGCGACCGAAAACTTCCTATAGTAATTGGTGCTTTTGAAGCACAATCCATAGCCATTGCCTTAGAAAAGGAAATTAGTCCGCCACGGCCATTAACACACGATCTTTTCAAGAATTTTGCAGACCGTTTTGAAATTGTAGTCAAACAGGTTATTATCCACAAATTGGTTGATGGCGTATTTTATTCAAGTTTAATTTGCGAACGCGATAAAATTGAAGAAATTATTGATGCCAGAACCAGTGATGCGATTGCTTTAGCTCTGCGGTTCCAAGCACCCATATTTACGTATAAAAACATTCTTGACAAAGCTGGCATATATCTTAAGGTGAACCCTAAAAAAGAGGATGAAAATGAAGACACGGAAGACAGCATTCTTATGGACGAAGTTGTTGCTAAAGAGCTCGAACCCGAATCACCTCGTGAAAACCTAAAGGGTAAAACCCTTGCCGAGCTTCAAAAGCTTTTAGATGAAGCCGTAGCGAAAGAAGATTACGAAAAGGCAGCCCATATTCGTGACGAAATTTCCAAAAGAGAATAA